AGCTACTTCGAGTGGGTGCAGGACATCCAGGCTTACTTCTGGAGCGAGAAGGACATCAACGCCCGCCTCCAAGAGATCATGGTGCGCGCCTTCCGCGACGTCTACGACCTGGCCCAGAGGGAGAAGGTGGACATGCGCCTGGCCGCCTTCATGGTGGGGCTGGGGCGCCTGGCCAAGGCCGTCCGCATCCGCGGGATGTTTCCCTGACCGCGTCAGCGGTCAGGTACTCGCGCCATAAGGAAGTATGTTGGCGCGATGTGCAACCGCGTCAGCCCTCAGGATATAGACCGGCTCTCCTATTTCCATGCGTATTTTACTAGCCCCTAACGCATTCAAGGGCAGCCTCACCGCTCTGGAAGCGGCTAAAGCCATGGAGCAGGGAGTGAGGCGAGTTTTACCGCGCTCCAGAACGATCCTTCTGCCTCTTTCGGATGGGGGCGATGGCCTCATGGAGGTCCTGCTCCAAGCCAAGGGCGGGCGCAGGATTTGCGTCCCGGTCTTCGGCCCCTTGGGCGAAAAGCGCCGGGCCGCCTTCGCCCTTCTCAAGAGCGGCGCCGCGGTTGTGGAAATGGCCCAGGCCTCGGGCCTGGCGCTTGTTTGCGCCCATAAACGGGACCCATTGGGCGCCACCTCCTACGGGACTGGCCAGCTCATCGCGACCGCGATCCAGGCTGGCGCCAAGGCCGTCGCCGTGGGCTTGGGCGGGAGCGCTACCAACGACGGCGGGGCCGGGATGGCCCAGGCCTTGGGGGCGCGGCTTCTCGACAAGGCTGGCCAGGAGATTGGCCCCGGGGTGGAGGCGCTCCTGAGGCTCGAGAAAATAGATGTTCGGGCCCTGCGCCAGAAGATCAAGGGGGTCCGGATATCCGGCATCGCCGATGTGGCCAACCCTCTCCTTGGCCCGAGAGGCTCGGCTCGGGTTTACGGCCCTCAGAAAGGGGCCACGCCGCGCATGGTTAGGATCATGGAGGAGGCCCTGGCCCGCTACGCGCGGATCATCGAGCGGGATCTGGGGGTCTCGGTCGGGGCCGAACCGGGAGCGGGCGCTGCCGGGGGCCTGGGGGCCGGGCTTTTGGCGTTTCTTAAGGCTCGCATCAGGCCTGGAGCCGATTACGTGCTCGACGCCGTGGAGGCAGACGAGAACCTGGCCGGAACCGGACTTGTCATGACCGGTGAGGGGCGCCTCGACCGCACCAGTTTTTTCGGCAAGGCCCCGGTCGCCATGGCGCGCCGCGCCAAGGCCAAGGGCATCCCCGTGGCCGTTGTTTGCG
This is a stretch of genomic DNA from Elusimicrobiota bacterium. It encodes these proteins:
- a CDS encoding glycerate kinase — protein: MRILLAPNAFKGSLTALEAAKAMEQGVRRVLPRSRTILLPLSDGGDGLMEVLLQAKGGRRICVPVFGPLGEKRRAAFALLKSGAAVVEMAQASGLALVCAHKRDPLGATSYGTGQLIATAIQAGAKAVAVGLGGSATNDGGAGMAQALGARLLDKAGQEIGPGVEALLRLEKIDVRALRQKIKGVRISGIADVANPLLGPRGSARVYGPQKGATPRMVRIMEEALARYARIIERDLGVSVGAEPGAGAAGGLGAGLLAFLKARIRPGADYVLDAVEADENLAGTGLVMTGEGRLDRTSFFGKAPVAMARRAKAKGIPVAVVCASLETGIQARLRREGISEAVTLAQAGAGPEDSYSRASFWVSRAASLAVKKILLAAGLFCVPQAWPAHAGSGGFSPIDDAYFHRDRPRNLEKSLELCDKALAENPEDAQALWRKGRSLVRLGEREKSSKDKLRHFKRAEEALRAAIASKSKEAEAHFWLGIALGRRGQTQGIFKSLFLVGPIREEMRRTLELDPRHGGAHHVLGEMYFQIPGGRRKKELSARELEEAVRLSPNYTAHYVPLARVYEYLGEKDKAVAALRRVSEIKDPEDPAEYPENLKEAEEALRAGILSKDP